A window from Aquabacterium sp. NJ1 encodes these proteins:
- a CDS encoding prohibitin family protein → MPVIDNFPNRNQSLVRKVAVTGFVLLGLYLLSPVVVITAGDRGVMTTFGRADDQVYQPGIHFRIPLAQSMHMMDVRLQKGEGEGDAASKDLQSVHTRIAINYHLDPKEVVNVFRNIGPSADIAADRIIIPAAQEAVKAVTARFTAEELVSRRTEVRDAIGALLREKMQRHGLMLDEFAIVNFAFSRSFSEAIEAKVKAEQEKLKAERDLQRIEVEAKQKVASAKAEADALALQRQQITADLLALRRIENEREAIRKWDGKLPNVTGGTVPFIQVDGKP, encoded by the coding sequence ATGCCCGTGATCGACAACTTCCCCAACCGCAACCAGAGCCTCGTCCGCAAGGTGGCGGTCACGGGCTTCGTGCTGTTGGGCCTGTACCTGCTCAGCCCCGTGGTGGTGATCACGGCGGGCGATCGCGGGGTGATGACCACCTTCGGCCGCGCCGATGACCAGGTCTACCAGCCCGGCATCCACTTCCGCATCCCGCTGGCCCAGTCCATGCACATGATGGACGTGCGCCTGCAAAAGGGCGAAGGGGAAGGCGATGCAGCCTCCAAGGACCTGCAGTCCGTGCACACGCGCATCGCCATCAACTACCACCTGGACCCCAAAGAGGTCGTCAACGTGTTTCGCAACATCGGGCCCAGCGCCGACATCGCGGCCGACCGCATCATCATCCCCGCCGCGCAAGAGGCCGTGAAAGCCGTGACGGCGCGCTTCACCGCGGAAGAGCTGGTGTCGCGCCGCACCGAAGTGCGTGATGCCATCGGGGCGCTGCTGCGTGAAAAGATGCAGCGCCACGGCCTGATGCTCGATGAATTCGCCATCGTGAACTTTGCGTTCTCGCGCTCGTTCTCGGAGGCCATCGAGGCCAAGGTCAAGGCCGAGCAGGAAAAACTCAAGGCCGAGCGTGACCTGCAGCGCATCGAGGTGGAGGCCAAGCAGAAGGTGGCCAGTGCCAAGGCCGAAGCCGATGCCCTGGCCTTGCAACGCCAGCAGATCACCGCCGACCTGCTGGCCCTGCGCCGCATTGAAAACGAGCGCGAAGCCATCCGCAAGTGGGACGGCAAGCTGCCCAATGTGACCGGTGGCACCGTGCCCTTCATTCAAGTGGATGGCAAGCCCTGA
- a CDS encoding AraC family transcriptional regulator, whose product MPATRLPPALAPRTLNVTFARTLVSQLQQSRPDLMPRLDPAHLRYLDERDPLARCTLTEWHALMDEVEALLGLQDLVPQLAEQFKPWHAGLLGFTLMTSGTVVELAKLLRRFHHLLNDVFEVERGFEGARFFLRVRPASAESSCRLARLSLTVWAQRLRWLTGRPDLKLDAAFVGPAPTDVAPYRQIFGGTVRFDQEADTMWGDAACVDLPIVSHDTASHSLLQSQALKQLEQLSRGEDGIVDKVRGLIRSRLDTGQVSLEDIAAELKLPTRTMQRRLDEAGANFRLMVDEVRKVQAQRYLRDTAMPLSELAVALGFADHASFNRAFKRWMGCSPGAFRREQAGRGAGAG is encoded by the coding sequence ATGCCTGCCACCCGTCTGCCCCCCGCTCTCGCACCCCGCACGCTCAACGTGACCTTTGCGCGCACGCTGGTCAGCCAGTTGCAGCAGAGCCGGCCGGACCTGATGCCCCGGCTGGATCCCGCTCACCTGCGCTACCTGGACGAGCGTGACCCGCTGGCGCGCTGCACGCTCACCGAGTGGCATGCGCTGATGGACGAGGTGGAGGCCTTGCTGGGCTTGCAGGATCTGGTGCCGCAACTGGCCGAGCAATTCAAGCCCTGGCATGCCGGGCTGCTGGGCTTCACCTTGATGACCAGCGGCACGGTGGTGGAGCTGGCCAAGCTGCTGCGGCGCTTTCACCACCTGCTCAATGACGTGTTCGAGGTGGAGCGCGGCTTCGAGGGCGCGCGCTTCTTCTTGCGCGTACGGCCTGCGTCGGCCGAGTCATCCTGCCGGCTGGCACGCTTGTCGCTGACGGTGTGGGCGCAACGGCTGCGTTGGCTGACCGGCCGGCCGGACTTGAAGCTGGACGCCGCTTTTGTGGGGCCCGCACCGACGGACGTGGCACCCTATCGCCAGATCTTCGGCGGCACGGTGCGTTTTGATCAGGAGGCGGACACCATGTGGGGTGACGCGGCCTGTGTGGATCTGCCCATCGTCTCGCATGACACGGCCAGCCACAGCCTGCTCCAAAGCCAGGCGCTCAAGCAGCTGGAGCAGCTCTCGCGGGGCGAAGATGGCATCGTTGACAAGGTGCGGGGCCTGATCCGCAGCCGGCTGGACACGGGGCAGGTGAGCCTGGAAGACATCGCGGCCGAACTCAAGCTGCCCACGCGCACGATGCAGCGCCGGCTGGACGAGGCCGGTGCCAATTTCAGGTTGATGGTGGACGAGGTGCGCAAGGTGCAGGCCCAGCGCTACCTGCGTGACACGGCCATGCCCTTGTCGGAGCTGGCGGTGGCGCTGGGCTTTGCCGACCACGCGAGCTTCAACCGTGCGTTCAAGCGCTGGATGGGGTGCTCGCCGGGGGCGTTCCGGCGTGAGCAGGCCGGGCGTGGGGCCGGGGCGGGCTGA
- a CDS encoding lipase secretion chaperone yields the protein MTPKKWLVMASLAAGLAGLGLWALSPSTGPAVDTNGQVTHRDGVASWFSQGNVPGQATSEATPTADGASAPDHQKPASPLDTMTLPTFRATDKGTLVMDQQTRQDVERIQALFPRDEALARLDIQASTLPAQAQRELKALYQQYSQYAQAVAQTYPPGLSEGTLDEAAAQLKGLHELRQQYFGAEGAEALFGQEEKTSQALLELMRKQTDPKLSLQEKAELAQAEWQQQQTASKP from the coding sequence GTGACACCCAAGAAGTGGCTGGTGATGGCGAGCCTGGCTGCTGGCCTGGCAGGCCTGGGCCTGTGGGCCTTGAGCCCGAGCACGGGCCCAGCCGTCGACACCAACGGCCAGGTGACCCATCGTGATGGCGTGGCCTCATGGTTCAGCCAGGGCAACGTGCCAGGCCAAGCCACCAGCGAAGCGACACCGACGGCTGATGGCGCATCCGCACCTGACCACCAAAAGCCCGCCTCGCCCCTGGACACCATGACCCTGCCCACGTTTCGCGCCACCGACAAAGGCACGCTGGTCATGGACCAACAGACACGCCAGGACGTCGAACGCATCCAGGCCCTCTTCCCGCGTGACGAAGCCCTGGCCCGGCTCGACATCCAGGCCAGCACGCTGCCCGCTCAAGCGCAACGCGAGCTCAAGGCGCTCTACCAGCAGTACAGCCAGTACGCGCAAGCGGTGGCACAAACCTACCCGCCTGGCTTGAGCGAAGGCACGCTGGACGAGGCCGCAGCGCAACTCAAAGGCCTGCACGAGCTGCGCCAGCAGTACTTCGGTGCCGAAGGTGCCGAGGCCTTGTTTGGCCAGGAAGAGAAGACCTCGCAGGCGCTGCTGGAGCTGATGCGCAAACAGACCGACCCCAAGCTGTCGCTGCAGGAAAAGGCCGAGTTGGCGCAAGCCGAATGGCAGCAGCAACAAACAGCCAGCAAGCCCTGA
- a CDS encoding dienelactone hydrolase family protein, protein MFKIKHTLGALALGFLALSGTTAHAVQNGPNPTLDAIKADGPYAITSQAVAGNGFGAGTIYMPTAAGKYALVAICPGFVSAQSTMAGMAKRLATHGFVVVAISTNTLFDFPSSRATQLLAALKTVSALNTGAVVGKIDTTRQAVSGWSMGGGGTLEAAGATPGLVAAVAFAPWDTSTTKMKVNKVPAAIIGGSSDVIAPVASHSQKFYDAIPATTPKLLAVINGADHFFPTKASEPASYTNISWMKRFADGDTRYSSFLNGNDAALSSFSSNGPF, encoded by the coding sequence ATGTTCAAGATCAAGCACACGCTCGGCGCATTGGCGCTGGGCTTTCTGGCCCTGAGTGGCACCACGGCCCATGCCGTGCAGAACGGCCCCAACCCCACGCTGGACGCCATCAAGGCCGACGGCCCCTATGCCATCACCTCGCAAGCCGTGGCCGGCAATGGCTTTGGCGCCGGCACCATCTACATGCCCACGGCCGCAGGCAAGTACGCGCTGGTCGCGATCTGCCCGGGCTTCGTGTCCGCACAGAGCACCATGGCCGGCATGGCCAAGCGCCTGGCCACGCACGGCTTCGTGGTGGTCGCCATCTCCACCAACACGCTGTTTGACTTCCCCTCCAGCCGGGCCACACAGTTGCTGGCCGCACTCAAGACCGTGAGCGCACTCAACACCGGTGCCGTGGTCGGCAAGATCGACACCACCCGCCAGGCCGTGTCGGGCTGGTCCATGGGTGGCGGCGGCACGCTGGAAGCGGCGGGCGCCACGCCGGGCCTGGTGGCCGCGGTGGCCTTTGCCCCGTGGGACACCTCCACCACCAAGATGAAGGTCAACAAGGTGCCCGCCGCCATCATCGGGGGCTCCTCTGACGTGATCGCACCGGTGGCCAGCCACTCGCAGAAGTTCTATGACGCCATCCCCGCCACCACGCCCAAGCTGCTGGCCGTGATCAATGGCGCCGACCACTTCTTCCCCACCAAGGCCAGCGAGCCCGCCAGCTACACCAACATCTCGTGGATGAAGCGCTTTGCCGATGGCGACACGCGCTACAGCAGCTTCCTCAACGGCAACGACGCGGCCTTGTCGAGCTTCTCGTCCAACGGCCCGTTCTGA